Proteins found in one Verrucomicrobiia bacterium genomic segment:
- a CDS encoding FHA domain-containing protein: MPKLHILSPSSLAATIELTESLITIGRTPDNSICIQDTNVSRRHGILVRDGDSYQLHDFKSANGTFVNGEQIMAAKLKDGASIRFGSVELRYESGLAKAAPLGTALADQKMLPTPPKGGSGKERGGMSKRMKPEYAAGSLQSGPVTFPPGSLAKPISPPSPKKSE; this comes from the coding sequence ATGCCAAAGCTACACATACTCTCGCCGAGCTCGCTCGCCGCAACAATTGAGCTGACGGAAAGTCTTATCACGATCGGTCGGACTCCTGATAACTCCATTTGCATCCAGGACACCAACGTCTCCAGGCGACACGGAATTCTGGTGCGTGACGGGGACAGTTATCAATTGCACGACTTCAAATCCGCCAATGGCACTTTCGTGAATGGCGAGCAGATCATGGCGGCGAAACTCAAGGATGGCGCGTCCATCCGTTTCGGCTCGGTAGAGCTTCGCTACGAATCGGGTCTCGCCAAGGCTGCGCCGCTCGGAACCGCACTAGCCGATCAGAAAATGCTCCCCACGCCGCCCAAGGGCGGCAGCGGCAAGGAGCGTGGTGGCATGTCAAAAAGGATGAAACCCGAATACGCCGCCGGGTCGTTGCAATCCGGTCCCGTTACCTTCCCCCCGGGCTCCCTCGCCAAACCCATATCTCCGCCGTCTCCCAAGAAGTCCGAGTAA
- a CDS encoding EamA family transporter, translated as MKWFWYAIGAALLYGLHQIFTKLASNHIGDGLGGFVVEATAAVTILAYLAFLYLSGRWTQQATAPGAVYSVLTGICVGVGTVFFFLLFQKGGPLSAVPMILAGGAAIMAVAGIFFFREPISLPRILGIILSIIALFLLGK; from the coding sequence GTGAAATGGTTTTGGTACGCCATCGGCGCGGCCCTCTTGTATGGATTGCACCAGATTTTTACCAAGCTGGCATCAAATCACATCGGTGACGGATTGGGCGGGTTTGTTGTCGAGGCGACGGCCGCCGTTACCATCTTGGCGTACTTGGCATTTCTCTACCTCTCAGGCCGATGGACTCAGCAAGCAACAGCGCCGGGTGCAGTCTACTCTGTGCTCACTGGCATCTGTGTTGGCGTAGGAACGGTGTTCTTCTTTTTGCTCTTCCAGAAGGGCGGCCCACTTTCGGCAGTACCAATGATTCTGGCCGGAGGCGCGGCCATCATGGCAGTCGCCGGCATCTTCTTCTTTCGTGAACCCATATCATTGCCGCGCATATTGGGCATTATCTTGTCCATCATCGCCCTATTCCTGCTTGGGAAATAG